In Paractinoplanes brasiliensis, the following proteins share a genomic window:
- the murC gene encoding UDP-N-acetylmuramate--L-alanine ligase, translated as MMPVDRNPADDVAVEDLGHVHLIGIGGVGMAGLARLLLTRGVPVSGSELREWPALAGLRALGGTVHMSHVAENLDGVDTVVYSTAIPYDHLELAEARRRGLRVLHRSEALAAAMTNRQAIAVAGTHGKTTTTSIMTVIFQHAGQDPSFVIGGEISEAGSNGHHGTGPHFVVEADESDKSFLIYRPHVAIITNIEGDHLNNWGDLDGLKAGFLQFAELAAPDGFVVTCADDPGTQELIAALRAKGKTVFTYGESESADLRISEVVSTASGVRYSAELDGKPLGEIRLALPGRHMGLNSAAAVLTAFRLGLPLDKIVEALAAFPGVRRRFEHKGIAAGVRVYDEYAYHPTSVEAALRTLREVAGDGRLLVVFQPYRVYRTRDLQAELAEGLAIADQVICMEVFGPGEVRGPGEGGVALTAALDLPADRKIFVPDWEDVPAEVVRRSRPGDVVVTMGAPPISLMGDELLAALDDADRR; from the coding sequence ATGATGCCGGTGGACCGCAACCCCGCAGATGATGTGGCTGTCGAGGATCTGGGCCACGTGCATCTCATCGGCATCGGCGGGGTGGGCATGGCCGGGCTGGCCCGTCTGCTGCTCACCCGGGGTGTCCCGGTCTCGGGCAGCGAGCTGCGCGAGTGGCCGGCGCTGGCCGGGCTGCGGGCGCTCGGCGGCACGGTCCACATGTCCCACGTGGCCGAGAACCTCGACGGCGTCGACACAGTCGTCTATTCGACCGCCATCCCGTACGACCACCTCGAGCTGGCCGAGGCGCGCCGGCGTGGGCTGCGGGTGCTGCACCGCTCCGAGGCGCTGGCCGCCGCGATGACCAACCGGCAGGCGATCGCCGTGGCCGGCACGCACGGCAAGACCACCACGACGTCGATCATGACGGTGATCTTCCAGCACGCCGGGCAGGATCCGTCCTTCGTGATCGGCGGCGAGATCAGCGAGGCGGGCTCCAACGGCCATCACGGCACCGGCCCGCACTTCGTGGTCGAGGCCGACGAGAGCGACAAGTCGTTCCTGATCTACCGGCCGCACGTCGCGATCATCACCAACATCGAGGGCGACCACCTCAACAACTGGGGTGACCTCGACGGGCTCAAGGCCGGCTTCCTGCAGTTCGCCGAGCTCGCCGCGCCGGACGGCTTCGTCGTCACCTGCGCCGACGACCCCGGCACGCAAGAGCTGATCGCCGCGCTGCGGGCCAAGGGCAAAACCGTCTTCACGTACGGCGAGTCCGAGTCGGCCGACCTGCGGATCAGCGAGGTGGTGTCGACGGCGAGCGGCGTCCGTTACTCGGCCGAGCTCGACGGCAAGCCGCTGGGCGAGATCCGGCTGGCCCTGCCCGGCCGGCACATGGGCCTCAACAGCGCGGCCGCGGTGCTGACGGCATTTCGGCTCGGCCTGCCGCTCGACAAGATCGTCGAGGCGCTGGCGGCGTTCCCGGGAGTGCGGCGGCGCTTCGAACACAAGGGCATCGCGGCCGGCGTGCGGGTCTACGACGAGTACGCCTATCACCCGACCTCGGTCGAGGCGGCGCTGCGGACCCTGCGGGAGGTGGCGGGGGACGGCCGGCTGCTGGTGGTCTTCCAGCCGTACCGGGTCTATCGCACCCGCGACCTGCAGGCCGAGCTGGCCGAGGGCCTGGCCATCGCCGACCAGGTCATCTGCATGGAGGTCTTCGGGCCGGGTGAGGTGCGCGGGCCTGGTGAGGGCGGGGTGGCGCTGACCGCGGCCCTCGACCTGCCGGCCGACCGCAAGATCTTCGTGCCCGACTGGGAGGACGTGCCGGCCGAGGTGGTGCGGCGTAGCCGGCCGGGCGACGTCGTGGTCACCATGGGCGCCCCGCCGATCTCGCTGATGGGTGACGAGCTGCTGGCCGCACTCGACGACGCCGACCGTCGTTAG
- a CDS encoding ROK family transcriptional regulator, with translation MSIIRETPHRRWSGIVTRLRQLNVEAVLGTLIDNGPSTATEIAQLTTMSLATVNRMLQELVAGDVVSELPGRYGRRGQRARMYSLRLERLTVAAVVHQPGSLTVIRSGPRAFEPPVTVPQDDRPGPDRMAEALGAAEVLPGDVTCLVAGTVWEGDSAPAAQAARLAADLSGRFGCPVVAQSTVNLAAVAEARLGRARGVEEFLMVTDDGMALVVGGEPRPGAHGAAGSLLTLGNSVLDRSREPAAIPAIVATCLVTDPELVVLDEGRNQVRSPAGELRAALADVMATAPRVEESRLGRLAPALGAVEVARELAFAALLAANSGPRGLS, from the coding sequence GTGAGCATCATTCGGGAGACACCGCACCGCCGTTGGTCCGGTATCGTCACCCGCCTGCGTCAACTCAACGTGGAAGCCGTTCTGGGAACGCTGATCGACAACGGTCCGTCCACGGCGACCGAGATCGCTCAGCTCACCACCATGTCGCTGGCGACGGTCAACCGGATGCTGCAAGAACTCGTGGCGGGCGACGTGGTCAGCGAACTCCCGGGCCGGTACGGACGCCGCGGCCAACGAGCCCGGATGTACTCGCTGCGACTGGAACGTCTGACCGTCGCCGCAGTGGTTCATCAGCCGGGGTCACTCACCGTCATCCGGTCCGGCCCGCGGGCCTTCGAGCCGCCCGTCACTGTGCCGCAGGACGACCGCCCGGGCCCGGACCGGATGGCCGAGGCGCTGGGCGCGGCAGAGGTCCTTCCGGGCGACGTGACCTGCCTGGTGGCTGGGACGGTCTGGGAAGGCGACAGCGCACCGGCCGCCCAGGCCGCGAGGTTGGCAGCGGACCTGTCCGGCCGGTTCGGCTGCCCGGTCGTGGCCCAGTCCACCGTCAACCTGGCCGCGGTCGCCGAGGCGCGTCTCGGCCGAGCCCGCGGGGTCGAGGAGTTTCTCATGGTCACCGACGACGGCATGGCCCTGGTGGTCGGCGGTGAGCCGCGGCCGGGCGCCCACGGTGCAGCCGGGTCGCTGCTGACGCTGGGCAACAGTGTCCTCGACCGTTCCCGTGAACCCGCCGCCATCCCGGCGATCGTGGCAACCTGCCTGGTCACCGACCCCGAGCTCGTGGTGCTCGACGAGGGCAGGAACCAAGTTCGGTCACCGGCCGGCGAGCTTCGGGCGGCCCTCGCGGACGTCATGGCGACGGCGCCGAGAGTGGAAGAGAGCCGGTTGGGCCGGCTCGCGCCCGCGCTCGGCGCCGTCGAGGTAGCCCGGGAGCTTGCCTTCGCTGCCCTTCTGGCGGCGAACTCGGGCCCCCGGGGACTGAGCTAG
- a CDS encoding 4-hydroxybenzoate 3-monooxygenase, translating into MRHVRVNVGIVGAGPAGLALANVLRQHGISTIVVEKDSRETVETTPRAGLIEQRTVTFLERAELATGLLTNAMRTGSCTFIHQGEAFSVPYADLAEGRKHYIYPQQFLVRDLIAIHGGAGGDILFSHEVTQIDGGDATEPATMVARSTKGAESVEIRCDFIAAADGSDSIAHRAVPESIRMPLRHQHPFRWLALLADVPPFVPEIVYGMHPIHGAAQMPRTATVSRFYLQIQAGETVNDWNDDRIWAALRDVLVVKGHPVTTGTITEKAIIGRSDHVSRTMQHGRIFLLGDAAHTISLAGGKGMNLAVADAEVLGAAMARYYDRDDEQPLENYTRERQPKIWKAVLFSHWLINLLHSTAGDAAASAFSNELRLATIRELRSQGPVARMFAEEYAGE; encoded by the coding sequence ATGAGGCATGTTCGAGTCAACGTTGGCATCGTGGGCGCTGGTCCCGCCGGACTGGCACTGGCCAATGTGCTGCGTCAGCACGGCATCAGCACCATTGTCGTGGAGAAGGACTCACGTGAGACCGTGGAGACCACGCCTCGCGCCGGACTGATCGAGCAGCGGACGGTCACCTTCCTCGAGCGCGCCGAACTCGCCACCGGGCTGCTCACAAACGCCATGCGCACCGGCAGCTGTACCTTCATCCACCAAGGAGAAGCGTTCTCGGTTCCCTACGCCGATCTGGCGGAGGGCCGGAAGCACTACATCTATCCTCAGCAGTTTCTGGTCCGCGACCTCATCGCCATCCATGGAGGCGCCGGAGGGGACATCCTGTTCTCGCACGAAGTCACCCAGATCGACGGAGGTGACGCCACCGAGCCGGCAACGATGGTGGCCCGCTCCACGAAAGGCGCCGAATCCGTGGAGATTCGCTGCGACTTCATTGCCGCCGCGGACGGCAGCGACAGCATCGCTCATCGAGCCGTCCCGGAGTCGATCCGGATGCCCCTGCGCCACCAGCACCCATTCCGGTGGCTGGCTCTGCTCGCGGATGTCCCACCGTTCGTCCCCGAGATCGTCTACGGGATGCATCCCATCCATGGGGCCGCTCAAATGCCCCGCACGGCCACCGTCAGCCGGTTCTACTTGCAGATCCAGGCCGGGGAGACTGTCAACGACTGGAACGACGATCGTATTTGGGCGGCCCTGCGCGACGTCCTGGTGGTCAAGGGCCACCCCGTCACCACCGGCACCATCACCGAGAAGGCGATCATCGGCCGGTCGGATCACGTCTCGCGGACCATGCAGCACGGGCGGATCTTCCTGCTGGGCGATGCCGCCCACACGATCTCCCTGGCCGGCGGCAAAGGCATGAATCTCGCCGTTGCCGACGCCGAGGTCCTAGGCGCAGCGATGGCTCGCTACTACGACCGGGACGACGAGCAGCCGCTCGAGAACTACACCAGGGAGCGGCAACCAAAAATCTGGAAGGCCGTGCTCTTCTCGCACTGGCTGATCAACCTCCTGCACAGCACAGCCGGTGACGCGGCGGCGTCGGCCTTCTCGAACGAGTTGCGCCTGGCCACGATCAGGGAACTGCGCTCTCAGGGTCCTGTTGCCCGGATGTTCGCCGAGGAATACGCCGGCGAATAG
- a CDS encoding alpha/beta hydrolase, whose translation MLLGVALLPVAAEAQTPERGSGTPGPVTWGVCDDPRLLQIGAECGFVRVPLDYARPGGDTIELAVSRVRHSSSEQDYQGVMLTNPGGPGGSGLIMPVLGRFVPGGVGANYDWIGFDPRGVGSSRPALTCDVDYTGYNRPDYVPSTPQIEKAWLSKVKEYAEACDKAGGPLLDHMKTTDTVADMDSIRRALGAKKINFYGFSYGTYLGQVYATVHPERVGRMVLDGNVDPGAVWYDANLDQNVAFDKTIRFFFDWVAEHDDVYRLGTTGKAVRDRYYAELRTLKATPADGKIGPAELSDIVLSAAYHVVYWPDVAAAFSAWVNGGDAGGLLDMYAPPGTPDADNGYAVYLAVSCTDTSWPRDWRTWQQDAWRIHTRHPFAAWGNTWFNAPCRDWGARPGTPVRVDGTRTPPILLINETYDAATPFAGALEVRKRFPGSVLVEGVGGTTHAGSLEGIACVDDTIADYLRDGTLPRRVGGNRSDRQCEPVPVPEAAAERTTDAAGITRADLRQLTGR comes from the coding sequence TTGCTGCTCGGTGTGGCTCTGCTGCCAGTGGCGGCTGAGGCGCAGACGCCGGAGCGGGGGAGTGGGACGCCGGGTCCCGTCACTTGGGGCGTGTGTGACGATCCGCGCCTGCTGCAGATCGGCGCCGAATGTGGCTTCGTCCGTGTGCCGCTCGACTACGCCCGTCCGGGCGGTGACACGATCGAGCTCGCAGTGTCTCGGGTCCGGCACAGTTCGTCCGAGCAGGACTACCAGGGCGTCATGCTCACCAACCCGGGTGGGCCGGGCGGGTCAGGTCTGATCATGCCGGTGCTCGGTCGTTTCGTGCCCGGCGGTGTCGGCGCGAACTACGATTGGATCGGTTTCGATCCTCGCGGTGTCGGCTCCAGCCGGCCGGCGCTGACCTGCGACGTCGATTACACCGGTTACAACCGGCCCGACTACGTGCCCTCGACCCCACAGATCGAGAAGGCATGGCTCAGCAAGGTCAAGGAATACGCCGAGGCGTGTGACAAGGCGGGCGGTCCACTGCTCGACCATATGAAAACCACTGACACCGTGGCAGACATGGACAGCATCCGCCGGGCGCTCGGCGCCAAGAAGATCAACTTCTATGGCTTCTCGTACGGCACCTACCTCGGGCAGGTCTACGCCACGGTGCACCCCGAGCGGGTGGGCCGGATGGTCTTGGACGGGAATGTCGATCCGGGCGCGGTGTGGTACGACGCGAACCTCGACCAGAACGTCGCATTCGACAAGACCATCCGCTTCTTCTTCGATTGGGTCGCCGAGCACGACGACGTCTACCGTCTGGGTACGACCGGCAAGGCCGTCCGTGACCGGTACTACGCCGAGTTGCGCACACTGAAGGCCACCCCGGCCGATGGCAAGATCGGTCCGGCCGAACTCAGCGACATTGTCCTGTCGGCCGCCTACCACGTGGTCTACTGGCCTGACGTTGCAGCGGCGTTCTCGGCCTGGGTCAACGGCGGGGACGCTGGTGGCCTGCTCGACATGTACGCCCCGCCCGGCACGCCTGACGCCGATAACGGCTACGCGGTCTACCTGGCGGTTTCGTGCACAGACACCTCATGGCCGCGCGACTGGCGGACGTGGCAGCAGGACGCTTGGCGTATTCACACCCGGCACCCGTTCGCAGCCTGGGGCAACACATGGTTCAATGCGCCCTGTCGCGACTGGGGCGCCCGTCCGGGCACCCCGGTCCGGGTCGACGGGACCAGGACGCCGCCGATCCTGCTGATCAACGAGACCTATGATGCGGCCACGCCGTTCGCGGGCGCGCTGGAGGTGCGCAAGCGGTTCCCGGGCTCGGTGCTGGTCGAAGGAGTCGGCGGCACCACCCATGCCGGCTCGCTTGAAGGGATCGCCTGCGTCGACGACACCATCGCCGACTACCTGCGTGACGGCACTCTGCCTCGGCGGGTCGGTGGCAACCGGTCCGACCGGCAGTGCGAACCAGTCCCGGTACCGGAGGCCGCCGCTGAACGGACCACTGACGCAGCGGGGATCACCCGGGCCGACCTGCGGCAGCTGACCGGCCGCTGA
- a CDS encoding RICIN domain-containing protein produces MRFKPVVTALVAMTVMAAGIVSFSGPAQAEPFEFHMQNVKTSECLDSNSSGDVYTRPCQFGNMYQTWYKVNIKGDQLRNKATGRCLDNAENEFKVYTNPCDENGNNRYQKWNQWSKNDLRKYTSFATTRALVSNGPNNATMRNHSYEWFDSAEQWRTVNFG; encoded by the coding sequence ATGCGATTCAAGCCGGTCGTCACCGCCCTCGTGGCCATGACCGTCATGGCCGCCGGAATTGTCAGCTTTTCGGGGCCGGCTCAAGCGGAGCCGTTCGAATTCCACATGCAGAATGTGAAGACGAGCGAATGCCTCGACAGTAACTCGAGCGGCGATGTTTACACGCGGCCGTGCCAATTCGGAAACATGTATCAAACCTGGTACAAGGTGAACATCAAGGGCGACCAGTTGCGAAACAAGGCGACGGGTCGCTGCTTGGACAACGCCGAAAACGAATTCAAGGTATACACAAACCCCTGTGACGAAAACGGCAACAACCGCTACCAGAAGTGGAACCAGTGGTCGAAGAACGACCTACGCAAATACACCAGCTTCGCCACCACCAGGGCCCTCGTCAGCAACGGCCCGAATAACGCCACCATGCGAAACCACAGCTACGAATGGTTCGACAGTGCCGAGCAGTGGCGGACTGTGAATTTCGGCTGA
- the ubiA gene encoding 4-hydroxybenzoate octaprenyltransferase — translation MTGQNVDARRAQQRPRYLPPPSGTVATAVVSHMPARVQPYLRLMRLQGPIGTWLFVLPGWWALSLAAEGLPNLGDFVLFGVAALLMRGSACAVNDVVDRKFDAQVTRTASRPVASGAVSVADALAFAVAQAVASLALFWWASATAALIVALCLPTYLVYPFMKRIMPLPQAWLGLCFNTLVFAGWAAVTGTIGAPAVLLWAAGVFWTLGYDTIYGHQDREDDRRIGVKSTSLLFGRATAGWVAVFYVLALAGLVGAGLRAEVHWPFFVLLTVAAAHLIWQVATLDIDDPERCRLLFVANRVTGGLILLATIAGHWG, via the coding sequence ATGACCGGTCAGAACGTCGATGCGCGCCGCGCCCAGCAACGACCTCGTTATCTTCCTCCGCCCTCCGGAACGGTGGCGACAGCTGTCGTCTCCCACATGCCCGCCAGGGTTCAGCCCTATCTGCGACTGATGCGTCTGCAAGGGCCCATCGGAACCTGGCTCTTCGTGCTCCCCGGCTGGTGGGCGTTGAGCCTGGCGGCCGAGGGTTTGCCCAACCTCGGCGACTTCGTCTTGTTCGGGGTGGCCGCGCTTCTCATGCGGGGCTCGGCCTGCGCGGTCAACGACGTCGTCGACCGCAAGTTCGATGCTCAAGTCACTCGCACTGCCTCACGGCCGGTCGCCTCCGGGGCGGTGAGCGTCGCCGACGCCCTGGCCTTCGCGGTAGCTCAGGCCGTGGCGTCACTCGCGCTGTTCTGGTGGGCCAGCGCGACGGCCGCCCTCATCGTTGCTCTGTGCCTTCCCACCTACCTCGTCTATCCGTTCATGAAGAGGATCATGCCTCTTCCTCAGGCCTGGCTCGGCCTGTGTTTCAACACCCTCGTTTTCGCGGGCTGGGCGGCCGTCACCGGGACGATCGGCGCACCCGCCGTTCTCTTGTGGGCTGCCGGCGTCTTCTGGACGCTTGGCTACGACACCATCTACGGCCACCAGGACCGCGAGGACGACCGCAGGATCGGGGTCAAATCCACCTCTCTTCTGTTCGGCCGGGCTACAGCCGGGTGGGTGGCCGTGTTCTATGTTCTCGCGCTGGCCGGCCTGGTGGGCGCGGGCCTGCGGGCCGAGGTCCACTGGCCTTTCTTCGTTCTCCTGACTGTCGCCGCCGCTCACCTGATCTGGCAGGTAGCCACCCTGGACATCGACGACCCTGAGCGCTGCCGGCTGCTGTTCGTCGCCAACCGCGTCACTGGCGGCCTCATCCTGCTGGCCACCATTGCGGGACACTGGGGATGA
- the idi gene encoding isopentenyl-diphosphate Delta-isomerase produces MSPDSLTSIELELVDEQGNTVGTAEKMYAHQAPGHLHRAFSVFLFDPGQRMLLQRRALTKYHSPGVWSNSCCGHPHVGGSPLEAAGRRVTEELGTDPETLTAAGTVRYRHPDEATGLVEHEFNHLFVGTLSAAVRPDPAEVAEVAFVDPPELAGRLAQDPFSAWFRTVLLAAQPSIETVTGISWEQPATARRTKEPR; encoded by the coding sequence ATGTCCCCGGATTCACTCACATCCATCGAACTGGAACTCGTCGACGAGCAGGGCAACACCGTCGGCACGGCGGAGAAGATGTACGCCCATCAAGCTCCCGGCCACCTTCACCGCGCCTTCTCCGTGTTCCTCTTCGACCCCGGCCAACGGATGCTGCTGCAACGTCGAGCACTGACCAAATACCACTCGCCCGGCGTCTGGTCGAACTCATGCTGCGGTCACCCCCATGTCGGCGGGTCGCCTCTGGAGGCTGCCGGCCGTCGCGTCACCGAAGAGCTCGGAACTGACCCGGAGACCCTGACCGCGGCCGGCACGGTCCGCTACCGGCATCCGGACGAAGCCACCGGCCTCGTGGAGCACGAGTTCAACCACCTCTTCGTCGGAACGCTCAGCGCGGCCGTACGTCCGGACCCGGCCGAGGTCGCTGAGGTGGCCTTCGTCGATCCGCCAGAACTGGCCGGCCGGCTCGCCCAGGACCCGTTCTCGGCGTGGTTCCGAACCGTGCTGCTTGCGGCACAGCCCTCCATTGAGACCGTGACCGGCATCTCCTGGGAACAGCCGGCAACCGCACGACGGACGAAGGAACCCCGATGA
- a CDS encoding MFS transporter, whose translation MAIAQFMVLLDLTIVNVALPSLRADLSLSQEELLSVISAYALVFAGFWLLGARLADLLGRRRLFLVGMVLFGSASLLAGVAGTPEQLIGFRCVQGLGGALLSPAAFGLATALFPHGRHRTIALSIWGALSGLGATFGVVIGGALVDTVSWRWVFLVNVPIAVAVIALSPVLLTESRVPVLGPRSFDIAGALLGTTGLLAIVLGIVRADALGWFSLPVLLLLEAGLLLLVVFVRVELRAPAPLVPMSLFRARAMTGLMINMAGNGATLLAFWFLISIFLQEARGETALVTGLYLLPVGITGSVGAITASRFLARHGIKSVMVGSALLSAAGLLLVSQADVRSSYVTTLLPGLALFGLGLIGTQTAGQISAVAEAGPDEAATAGGVVSSAGQVGCVVGLVLASTAATHQMNHLVAPVPRLLSRSPVGSDVDYRSPLLLPC comes from the coding sequence TTGGCAATCGCGCAGTTCATGGTGCTGCTCGACCTGACGATCGTGAACGTCGCCCTGCCGAGTCTGCGCGCGGACCTGTCCCTCAGCCAGGAGGAGCTGCTCTCGGTCATCAGTGCCTACGCGCTGGTGTTCGCAGGGTTTTGGCTGCTCGGTGCTCGCTTGGCAGATCTGCTGGGCCGGCGTCGCCTGTTCCTGGTCGGCATGGTCTTGTTCGGGTCGGCATCCCTGCTGGCCGGCGTGGCCGGGACGCCCGAGCAGCTGATCGGCTTCCGGTGCGTGCAAGGGCTGGGGGGTGCCCTTCTGTCACCGGCCGCCTTCGGGCTGGCCACCGCTCTGTTCCCGCACGGTCGGCACCGCACCATCGCACTCAGCATCTGGGGAGCGCTGTCCGGGCTGGGGGCCACATTCGGTGTCGTCATTGGCGGCGCTCTGGTCGACACGGTTTCCTGGCGGTGGGTCTTTCTGGTCAACGTGCCGATCGCCGTGGCCGTCATCGCTCTGTCGCCCGTGCTGCTCACCGAAAGCAGGGTGCCGGTCCTGGGGCCGCGGAGCTTCGACATCGCGGGCGCCCTGCTCGGGACGACCGGGCTGCTGGCCATCGTGCTGGGGATCGTTCGCGCCGACGCGCTCGGGTGGTTCTCGTTGCCGGTGCTCCTGCTGCTCGAGGCCGGCCTGCTGCTGCTGGTCGTCTTCGTCCGGGTCGAACTCCGGGCCCCGGCGCCGCTGGTGCCGATGTCGCTGTTCCGGGCGCGGGCCATGACCGGCTTAATGATCAACATGGCCGGCAACGGCGCGACCCTGCTCGCCTTCTGGTTCCTCATCTCGATCTTCCTGCAGGAGGCCCGGGGTGAGACCGCGCTCGTGACCGGTCTGTATCTGCTGCCCGTGGGCATTACCGGCTCGGTAGGGGCGATCACGGCGTCGCGCTTCCTCGCCCGCCACGGCATCAAGTCCGTGATGGTCGGGTCGGCGCTGCTCAGCGCGGCCGGACTGCTGCTGGTGTCGCAGGCCGACGTCCGCAGCTCGTACGTCACGACTCTGCTTCCGGGACTGGCTCTGTTCGGGCTGGGTTTGATCGGCACCCAGACCGCCGGTCAGATCTCCGCGGTGGCCGAGGCCGGGCCGGACGAGGCGGCCACCGCCGGCGGCGTCGTCAGCTCCGCAGGACAGGTCGGATGCGTGGTCGGTCTCGTTCTCGCCTCCACGGCGGCCACCCACCAAATGAATCATCTGGTCGCACCGGTGCCCCGGCTCCTGTCGCGATCACCGGTGGGTTCGGACGTGGACTACAGATCGCCGCTGCTTTTGCCTTGCTGA